In a single window of the Metopolophium dirhodum isolate CAU chromosome 2, ASM1992520v1, whole genome shotgun sequence genome:
- the LOC132939595 gene encoding uncharacterized protein LOC132939595 has protein sequence MVLQITMRVISITVLVLCLSSEYTLKCSEDDFVDPLDMLNYDRSSKSMKIPTPKTMANEPVQNERCTVYLSRFINILLINTGLSNTDQVSNNGENKELKLYTSSVRPSVFTVHYLNCKYTPTVIPLSVLGQCFLVFSFCKLNLRELSMVN, from the exons AtggtattacaaattacaatgagaGTTATTTCTATCACCGTTTTGGTTTTGTGTTTATCTAGTGAGTATACCCTAAAATGTTCTGAAGACGACTTTGTCGATCCGTTGGATATGCTCAACTACGATAGGTCGTCGAAATCAATGAAAATTCCTACACCAAAAACAATGGCTAATGAACCCGTTCAAAATGAACGTTGTACAGTCTATCTTTCAAGATTCATCAACATACTGTTAATAAACACTGGACTATCT AACACTGATCAAGTGTCAAACAATGGCGAAAACAAAGAGCTGAAGTTATACACATCATCTGTGCGACCCTCAGTGTTCACTGTTCACTacctaaattgtaaatatacacCTACCGTCATTCCTTTATCAGTTTTAGGACAGTGTTTTCTAGTGTTTTCGTTTTGTAAATTGAATCTTCGAGAACTTTCCATGGTAAATTAA